A genomic stretch from Bradyrhizobium sp. 195 includes:
- a CDS encoding amidohydrolase, whose protein sequence is MRGDIDALTIQEGRVDLSCRSQINGVVHACGHDMHSSIALGTALPLHRLRHNFVGKGRIFFQSGEEAELVGGRTLHDEHLLDGFDRAVGFHISVEVPTRILGAQEGVVTKSADRFNLTITGKMAHGPSPHSGIDAIAVAPPFVNDVQKVVSREMPVHDGAITTIGAIHGEEATNIIYPSVVKKGTIRISSSERGALLSQRAREAAEGGAVTHRGAPECIISQGAPRWSTISKWSAAFGSSSTRRLVAMHSSTTGDSRQAAMTLALRRVRAIHLFSGLVVARQATYRMCTRRISEPPTISLSHELAVRYILDLPIS, encoded by the coding sequence GTGCGCGGCGATATCGATGCGCTAACGATCCAGGAGGGACGCGTCGATCTTTCCTGCCGCTCGCAGATCAATGGTGTCGTGCATGCCTGTGGTCACGACATGCATAGCTCTATCGCGCTCGGCACTGCGCTTCCCTTGCACCGGCTGCGTCACAATTTCGTTGGCAAGGGGCGGATATTCTTTCAGTCGGGTGAGGAGGCAGAGCTGGTCGGGGGGCGCACGTTGCACGACGAGCATCTGCTGGACGGTTTCGACCGGGCAGTCGGTTTCCACATCAGTGTTGAAGTTCCCACTCGCATATTGGGAGCCCAAGAGGGCGTGGTAACCAAATCCGCCGACCGGTTCAATCTCACTATCACCGGCAAGATGGCGCATGGTCCGTCGCCGCATAGCGGCATTGACGCGATCGCCGTCGCGCCCCCCTTCGTCAACGACGTGCAGAAGGTGGTTTCCCGCGAAATGCCCGTCCACGACGGCGCAATCACCACAATCGGCGCGATCCATGGCGAGGAGGCGACCAACATCATCTACCCGTCGGTCGTGAAGAAGGGGACCATCAGGATCAGCAGCTCCGAAAGAGGGGCGCTGCTCTCTCAACGCGCCCGCGAGGCAGCCGAGGGGGGCGCGGTAACGCACCGCGGCGCCCCCGAATGCATCATTTCGCAGGGGGCCCCGCGGTGGTCAACGATATCGAAATGGTCAGCCGCTTTCGGAAGCTCGTCCACGAGACGGCTGGTCGCGATGCATTCCTCAACGACCGGAGACAGTCGGCAGGCAGCGATGACTTTGGCTTTACGCCGAGTGCGTGCCATCCATCTATTTTCTGGTTTGGTAGTCGCGCGCCAGGCAACTTATCGTATGTGCACACGCCGAATTTCTGAGCCTCCGACGATCTCATTATCCCACGAGCTCGCCGTCAGATATATCCTCGATCTGCCAATATCCTAA
- a CDS encoding long-chain-fatty-acid--CoA ligase, which produces MFQSTMMDVPLSLNHLLERAGKIFAANEIVSRLPDKSLRRHTYREFYRRTRSLASALQRLGLKKGDRVATLCWNHHAHLECYFGIPAAGGVVHTLNLRLTPDEIGWIAGNAGDRFLIVDDILLPLYKQFAHLHQFERVIVFPFSGGRVPPDTKDYESLLNYADPDAFEYEAHEETDPVAMCYTSGTTGRPKGVVYSHRSTILHMLVGSLAEFWALRSTDVLLPITPMFHVNAWGVPYGAVNLGAKLVFPGPYLHSGDLLDLMQMEPPTLAFGVPTIWMTLLQTFEASRAEGSPDRGRWKLPKSLRAVTGGASVPESLIRALDRHGVWIEQGWGMTETSPLCTRSYHRAELRDAGNQEKYRRAAMAGVAVPLVELRLCGDEGEQPWDGKSVGEIQVRGPFISGSYHNTPVARDTFTEDGWLRTGDVGSIDPLGFVRITDRTKDLIKSGGEWISSADLENALMEHPAVAEAAVIAIPNEKWGERPLACIVLKIDKQANTNELSEHLLACSFAKWQLPDRYEFIDAVPRASTGKFWKAKLREQFPQ; this is translated from the coding sequence GTGTTCCAAAGCACGATGATGGACGTGCCACTCTCGCTTAATCATCTGCTGGAGCGCGCGGGCAAGATTTTTGCAGCTAACGAAATTGTCTCGCGGCTGCCTGACAAGAGCCTTCGCCGGCACACCTACCGTGAGTTCTATCGGCGCACACGCTCGCTCGCGTCTGCGCTACAGCGGCTTGGTCTTAAGAAAGGTGACCGCGTTGCCACGCTGTGCTGGAATCATCATGCTCACCTGGAGTGCTATTTCGGTATCCCTGCGGCAGGCGGTGTGGTGCACACCCTGAATTTGCGACTGACGCCCGACGAGATCGGCTGGATTGCCGGAAACGCAGGCGACCGCTTCCTGATCGTCGACGATATCCTCTTGCCCTTATACAAGCAGTTCGCGCATTTGCACCAATTTGAGCGTGTGATCGTCTTCCCGTTTTCTGGAGGGCGCGTTCCGCCGGACACAAAAGACTACGAAAGTTTGCTGAATTACGCGGATCCCGATGCTTTCGAATATGAAGCGCACGAGGAAACCGACCCAGTTGCAATGTGCTACACGTCCGGTACGACCGGCCGTCCTAAAGGCGTTGTTTACTCTCACCGTTCGACAATCCTGCACATGCTCGTCGGAAGCCTCGCGGAGTTTTGGGCGCTGCGTAGCACCGACGTCCTGCTGCCCATCACGCCGATGTTCCACGTAAACGCCTGGGGCGTTCCCTACGGCGCGGTGAACCTGGGTGCGAAGCTCGTGTTCCCCGGACCGTACCTGCATTCCGGCGACCTCCTCGACCTGATGCAAATGGAACCGCCGACGTTGGCCTTCGGTGTGCCGACAATTTGGATGACTTTGTTGCAGACTTTCGAGGCGTCGCGGGCTGAGGGCTCGCCCGACCGCGGCCGATGGAAGTTGCCGAAATCGCTGCGTGCCGTGACTGGCGGCGCATCGGTGCCCGAGTCTTTGATTCGGGCTCTCGATAGGCATGGCGTGTGGATTGAGCAGGGATGGGGCATGACCGAAACGTCTCCTCTCTGCACCAGATCATACCACCGGGCTGAACTGCGCGATGCGGGCAATCAGGAGAAGTACCGTCGCGCTGCAATGGCCGGCGTAGCCGTACCGTTGGTGGAGCTGCGGCTGTGCGGCGATGAAGGTGAGCAGCCATGGGACGGCAAGAGCGTAGGCGAGATTCAGGTGCGCGGGCCCTTCATTTCGGGCTCCTATCATAATACGCCCGTTGCGCGCGACACGTTCACCGAGGATGGCTGGCTACGTACCGGAGACGTTGGCTCAATCGATCCGCTTGGCTTCGTGCGTATCACCGACCGAACAAAGGACCTCATCAAATCCGGCGGCGAGTGGATCAGCTCGGCCGATCTTGAGAACGCGTTGATGGAGCATCCCGCAGTCGCCGAAGCAGCGGTCATCGCGATTCCCAACGAGAAATGGGGCGAGAGACCGCTCGCTTGCATCGTACTCAAAATCGATAAGCAGGCGAACACAAATGAGCTCAGCGAGCATTTATTGGCGTGCAGTTTTGCAAAATGGCAGTTGCCCGATCGCTACGAGTTCATCGACGCAGTACCACGAGCGTCGACCGGCAAGTTTTGGAAAGCGAAGCTACGGGAGCAATTTCCGCAGTAA
- a CDS encoding IS110 family RNA-guided transposase has translation MDVHRTFGEVVVWEDGRLRHAGRIDMTRTALEGFGKTLLASDEVVVEATANSMAVSRVLAPFVARVIIANPLQVKAIAQAHVKTDKIDAGTLASLQAAGYLPQIWTPDAETERKRRLVARRYQVVRHRTRLKNEVHSILHAHLIPKCPHADLFNGRGRAWLAAQPLPDDERAAIDRHVRELDRLAEDLALLDREIAQDAIDDSAVNRLMTITGVNLAVAAGIMAAIGDISRFNSPQKLVSYFGLNPRVRQSGLGAAHHGRISKIGRSHARAMLVEAAWAAAKAPGPLHAFFVRIRARRGHQIAAVAVARKLTVLCWHLLTKGEDYLWTRPALVAIKTRAMQLQAGHPQQKGSRRGPAYAYNIKALRDREMLIAAQAEQSYERLVTQWKPRRPKTGARAPQLGKAK, from the coding sequence ATGGACGTCCACCGAACTTTCGGGGAGGTGGTGGTTTGGGAGGATGGCAGGCTTCGACATGCGGGCCGCATTGATATGACGCGGACTGCGTTGGAGGGATTTGGCAAGACCCTGCTGGCCAGTGATGAGGTGGTGGTCGAAGCGACCGCCAACAGCATGGCGGTATCGCGGGTTCTGGCACCGTTCGTGGCACGGGTGATTATCGCCAATCCGCTGCAGGTGAAGGCGATCGCCCAGGCTCACGTCAAGACCGACAAGATCGATGCCGGCACGCTCGCCAGTCTGCAGGCGGCTGGGTACCTGCCGCAGATCTGGACGCCTGACGCGGAGACGGAACGCAAGCGTCGGCTGGTGGCGCGGCGCTACCAGGTTGTGCGGCATCGCACGCGGCTCAAGAACGAGGTGCATTCGATCCTGCACGCGCACCTGATCCCGAAGTGCCCGCATGCCGATCTTTTCAACGGCCGCGGCCGGGCGTGGTTGGCGGCCCAACCGTTGCCGGACGATGAGCGCGCGGCGATCGATCGGCACGTCCGCGAGCTTGACCGGCTGGCGGAAGATCTGGCCCTGCTCGACCGCGAGATCGCGCAGGACGCCATCGACGATTCCGCGGTCAACAGATTGATGACGATCACCGGCGTCAACTTGGCGGTCGCTGCCGGCATCATGGCGGCGATCGGCGACATCAGCCGGTTCAACAGCCCGCAGAAGCTGGTGAGCTATTTTGGGCTGAACCCGCGGGTGCGGCAGTCCGGACTGGGCGCCGCCCATCACGGCCGCATCAGCAAGATCGGCCGTAGTCACGCGCGCGCCATGCTGGTCGAGGCGGCCTGGGCAGCGGCCAAGGCGCCCGGTCCGCTGCATGCATTTTTCGTGCGCATCCGCGCCCGGCGCGGCCATCAGATCGCCGCGGTGGCCGTGGCCCGGAAGCTCACCGTGCTTTGCTGGCATTTGTTGACGAAGGGCGAGGATTACCTGTGGACGCGCCCGGCACTGGTCGCCATCAAGACCCGCGCGATGCAGCTTCAAGCCGGACATCCGCAACAGAAAGGCAGCCGGCGTGGGCCAGCGTATGCCTACAACATCAAGGCATTGCGCGACCGCGAGATGTTGATTGCTGCACAGGCGGAGCAAAGCTACGAGCGCTTGGTGACGCAATGGAAACCACGGCGGCCAAAAACCGGCGCGCGGGCGCCTCAGCTCGGCAAGGCAAAATAG
- a CDS encoding helix-turn-helix domain-containing protein: MKARALVAWNVRRIRVDRGIPQERLAYDARIDRSYMGGIEQQSENPTVDILDRIAATLAVHVSEFFIQPPKGATPPKTLRKGRKPARQHRKKK, encoded by the coding sequence ATGAAAGCTCGTGCGCTTGTCGCCTGGAATGTGCGCCGGATCCGCGTAGATCGCGGTATTCCGCAAGAGCGCTTGGCGTATGATGCCCGGATTGACCGTTCCTATATGGGCGGTATTGAGCAGCAATCGGAAAACCCGACCGTTGATATCCTCGACCGTATCGCTGCAACGCTTGCCGTTCATGTGTCTGAATTTTTCATCCAACCACCCAAAGGTGCGACGCCTCCAAAGACCTTGCGTAAGGGTCGCAAGCCCGCGCGCCAGCATCGCAAAAAGAAATAG
- a CDS encoding DNA -binding domain-containing protein — translation MPSDPKIADSAPNAPQLTPYDEQHAVTYMRLLDAEADNADWREVARMVLGIDPTLDPDRARRTFESHLARAKWAARHGFRHLLQRGWPNSEE, via the coding sequence GTGCCGTCCGATCCCAAGATCGCAGATTCCGCGCCTAACGCGCCCCAGCTCACGCCGTATGACGAGCAACATGCCGTCACCTATATGCGTCTCCTGGATGCCGAAGCCGATAATGCTGATTGGCGCGAAGTTGCGCGCATGGTGCTTGGTATTGATCCTACCCTGGATCCGGATCGCGCCCGCCGTACTTTTGAAAGTCATCTGGCTCGCGCCAAATGGGCGGCGCGTCACGGCTTTCGGCATCTCCTGCAGCGCGGTTGGCCGAACAGCGAGGAATGA
- a CDS encoding transcriptional regulator domain-containing protein — MPGADWKSEEAYPDAKKAEAADIAWEWLRRNCEYQRDYMALAANERSSAMADHFRRRWGLSFRS; from the coding sequence ATGCCAGGTGCTGACTGGAAATCAGAGGAAGCCTATCCTGACGCCAAGAAAGCAGAAGCTGCGGACATAGCCTGGGAATGGCTGCGCCGCAATTGCGAGTACCAAAGAGACTATATGGCCCTGGCGGCCAACGAACGATCCAGCGCGATGGCGGACCACTTTCGACGGCGATGGGGGCTGTCTTTTCGCAGCTGA
- a CDS encoding DUF2285 domain-containing protein produces MLSTVLSVRAAVRSAASKRYNLDFSKLADSELRCAPDGWHAIVALGGAKHRLWLAELPPGGSSVAVDLPLDRNFEVGMRAAHRFWLALERRPIGPSPLTLPFLTRHRLILALRAVDGSLEGNSYREIAQGLFGRHRIPDRGWKTDHLRSRTIRLVRAGLRLMRGGYRALLRRNRKDKGEGS; encoded by the coding sequence GTGCTGTCGACCGTGCTGTCCGTGCGCGCGGCTGTCCGCTCAGCGGCGTCCAAACGGTACAACCTGGATTTCAGCAAACTAGCGGATAGCGAGCTTCGTTGCGCGCCGGATGGATGGCATGCCATCGTGGCGCTCGGAGGCGCGAAGCATCGCCTTTGGCTAGCAGAACTGCCACCGGGAGGCTCATCGGTTGCTGTCGACCTGCCGCTCGATCGCAATTTCGAGGTTGGTATGCGGGCAGCTCATCGATTTTGGCTGGCGCTCGAACGGCGGCCCATCGGACCATCCCCTCTGACGCTGCCGTTCTTGACGCGTCATCGGCTCATCCTCGCCTTGCGTGCAGTCGATGGATCCCTGGAAGGAAACAGCTATCGCGAAATCGCGCAAGGCCTATTCGGCAGGCATCGTATTCCCGATCGCGGCTGGAAAACAGACCATCTCCGCAGCCGGACCATTCGCCTGGTCCGGGCGGGGCTGCGTCTCATGCGAGGCGGCTATCGCGCGTTGCTCCGTCGCAACCGCAAAGACAAGGGCGAGGGGTCCTGA
- a CDS encoding LysR family transcriptional regulator, with protein MTAEHDEVPLNAIRVFVTIAREGSVTRAASTLGMTQSSASRYLSVLQDYFGTDLVQRRGRRSELTEFGRLFANAVAEPLDTVCFTAKRMRRRSRADANRIVVHTSLSTFAYSFLIPNLQAFSAEMGGVVVDVISSLSPPRSSDNFDILLTRDLCIAEPADDWAIYNETLVCVGSPNYVMGKTLSTVRSMPILNITSRPDILPTWLRAMNLSAKDIKSGARYDHNYLALPAVMTGKCLLVVPEIIVSDLMRTGALHVIPGSRTSSGMQYRAYAVDRSDNPEIARAFCRWVGRLCKKAATPEAA; from the coding sequence ATGACTGCCGAACACGATGAAGTGCCCCTCAATGCTATCCGGGTGTTTGTGACCATTGCGCGTGAGGGTAGCGTCACGCGTGCAGCGAGCACATTGGGGATGACACAGAGCTCGGCCAGCCGTTATTTGTCTGTGTTACAAGACTACTTTGGCACGGATCTTGTTCAACGGCGAGGCCGACGGAGCGAATTGACAGAATTCGGAAGGCTCTTCGCGAACGCCGTTGCCGAACCGCTTGACACAGTGTGTTTCACCGCGAAGAGGATGCGGCGTAGGAGCCGAGCGGATGCTAATCGAATCGTGGTCCACACGTCTCTTTCCACCTTCGCGTACTCCTTTCTGATTCCGAATCTCCAGGCGTTCTCTGCCGAGATGGGCGGCGTAGTCGTCGACGTGATCAGTTCATTGTCTCCGCCGAGATCTTCCGACAATTTCGACATCTTGCTCACTCGCGATCTTTGTATCGCTGAACCGGCCGACGATTGGGCGATCTACAATGAGACGCTCGTATGCGTAGGTTCTCCAAATTACGTCATGGGAAAAACGCTCTCAACTGTCCGTTCGATGCCAATTCTGAACATCACATCGCGGCCCGACATACTGCCAACATGGCTTAGGGCCATGAACCTTTCCGCAAAGGACATCAAGTCGGGGGCGCGATACGATCATAATTACCTTGCTTTGCCGGCCGTGATGACCGGAAAATGCCTGCTGGTGGTGCCTGAAATTATTGTCAGCGATCTCATGCGGACAGGGGCGCTCCATGTGATACCAGGATCGCGCACTTCAAGCGGCATGCAGTATCGGGCCTATGCGGTGGACCGAAGTGACAACCCCGAGATCGCTCGTGCCTTTTGCCGATGGGTCGGTCGGCTCTGTAAAAAGGCCGCAACTCCGGAAGCCGCCTAA
- a CDS encoding aminotransferase class I/II-fold pyridoxal phosphate-dependent enzyme, translating to MVALAGGKPVLVACSELDGFKLRPRALEKAITPRTKWLMLNSPCNPTGAVYSRGDLLALAAVLHERTHVHVLSDDIYEKLTYDPDFATMAAVAPDLFERTLTVNGESKADAMTGWRVGYGAGPLALIKAMNLIQGQTSSHTSSISQHAALEALSGRRDHIKEFVRAFLERRDLIVAKLNQAKGLACRVPDGAFYVFPSCNGVIGKRTPDAKLIETDGICSTLSPWLSCPALPDMSLISMTQHLDMLRAIAGRTRLPIVADIDTGFGNAINVIHAITEYERAGASAVVIEDKTFPKVTSLVADGRQHLLRVEEFEGKIEAAIKARSDPDFLVIARNEALIANLGEAEALHRAHAYKEAGADMILIHSKRANPSEIESFSRAWTGAVPLVIVPNAHPDLDSKRVKTLGNICMMIYGNYGIRAAATAMQETFRRIIADGASLGSASFIRP from the coding sequence ATGGTGGCGCTGGCTGGCGGCAAGCCGGTGCTCGTCGCCTGCAGCGAACTCGATGGCTTTAAGCTCCGGCCCCGGGCGCTGGAGAAGGCGATCACGCCGCGCACCAAATGGTTGATGTTGAATTCGCCGTGCAATCCGACCGGCGCAGTCTACAGCCGAGGTGATTTGCTCGCGCTCGCTGCGGTGTTGCACGAGCGTACCCATGTGCATGTGCTATCCGACGACATCTATGAAAAGCTCACCTACGACCCCGACTTCGCAACAATGGCCGCAGTCGCGCCGGATCTCTTTGAGCGCACCTTAACAGTCAACGGCGAGTCCAAAGCTGACGCGATGACCGGTTGGCGCGTCGGGTATGGTGCCGGACCTCTGGCGCTAATCAAGGCCATGAACCTCATCCAGGGCCAGACCTCTTCACACACCAGCTCGATTTCTCAACATGCCGCGCTCGAGGCGCTGTCAGGGAGGCGGGACCATATCAAAGAGTTCGTGCGCGCGTTTTTGGAGCGCCGCGACCTTATCGTCGCCAAGCTGAACCAGGCCAAGGGGCTTGCTTGCCGTGTGCCGGACGGTGCCTTTTATGTTTTCCCCTCTTGCAACGGGGTTATCGGCAAGCGCACGCCGGACGCGAAGCTGATCGAAACAGACGGTATTTGCTCGACGCTTTCGCCGTGGCTGTCGTGCCCGGCGCTGCCGGACATGAGCCTCATCTCAATGACACAGCATCTCGACATGCTGCGGGCGATCGCCGGACGCACGAGGCTGCCGATCGTCGCGGACATTGATACGGGCTTTGGCAATGCGATTAACGTCATTCACGCTATCACGGAATATGAGCGGGCCGGCGCCAGCGCCGTTGTGATCGAGGACAAGACTTTTCCAAAAGTAACGAGCCTTGTTGCCGACGGCCGTCAGCACCTATTGCGAGTTGAAGAGTTCGAGGGGAAGATCGAGGCCGCCATCAAGGCCAGATCGGACCCGGATTTCCTCGTCATCGCCCGCAACGAAGCCTTGATTGCCAACCTCGGCGAAGCGGAGGCCCTGCATCGGGCGCACGCTTATAAGGAGGCTGGCGCGGACATGATCCTGATCCATTCGAAGAGGGCGAATCCTTCCGAGATCGAAAGCTTTTCGCGCGCCTGGACCGGAGCGGTGCCGCTGGTGATCGTGCCGAACGCCCACCCTGACCTCGACTCCAAGCGGGTCAAAACGTTGGGCAATATTTGCATGATGATCTATGGCAATTACGGCATCCGTGCTGCTGCAACCGCCATGCAGGAGACCTTCCGTCGGATCATCGCCGACGGCGCAAGCCTCGGCTCGGCCTCTTTCATCCGGCCATAG
- a CDS encoding aminotransferase class I/II-fold pyridoxal phosphate-dependent enzyme has product MSLVSERLKLVRPSQTKVMTARAAELHDQGADVITLSQGEPDFDTPSAICEAGIRAIRDGKTRYTAVAGIKPLRAAIGESLRRDHGLDYGIDQITVGCGAKQVVFNALFASLDPGDEVVIPTPCWVLLSRHGGAGWRQAGARRLQRTRWL; this is encoded by the coding sequence TTGTCTCTCGTTTCAGAACGGCTCAAACTCGTCCGTCCCTCTCAAACCAAGGTCATGACAGCTCGCGCCGCCGAGCTGCACGATCAGGGCGCCGACGTGATTACGCTCAGCCAGGGTGAGCCGGATTTCGACACGCCGTCCGCTATCTGTGAAGCTGGCATCCGAGCCATCCGCGACGGGAAGACGAGATACACGGCGGTCGCCGGAATCAAGCCACTGCGGGCAGCGATCGGCGAGAGCCTCCGTCGCGATCATGGCCTCGATTACGGTATTGACCAGATCACGGTGGGCTGCGGCGCCAAGCAGGTCGTTTTCAACGCACTATTCGCTAGCCTCGATCCGGGCGACGAGGTTGTGATCCCAACGCCATGCTGGGTCCTCCTATCCCGACATGGTGGCGCTGGCTGGCGGCAAGCCGGTGCTCGTCGCCTGCAGCGAACTCGATGGCTTTAA
- a CDS encoding ABC transporter permease codes for MARLIVVRSARALLTIGIVVTFAFAVLRAAGDPARALLSPETPAEAVEAFRKAWGLDGPLWVQYLRYLFAVGHGDLGQSMRDGRSAITVVAERPVTLMLTAPALTLNLLVGIPAGIYAALKRDSIADRLVMMVAVVGFTVPSFVLGLVFVLAFAVELSWFPSGGAGTWQHLMLPVITLGLGGAAVLARFSRSAMLEVLGQPYIRAASAKGVPWARVVTGHALPNGAITVLTIVGFMVGNLIAGTVLVESVFSWPGIGSLLVVSVASRDLAVVQCILLIVAAAMITTNVTIDLLYGVLDPRMRELRSGRQ; via the coding sequence ATGGCTCGCTTGATCGTGGTTCGCTCGGCGCGCGCGTTGCTGACCATCGGAATTGTGGTCACATTCGCATTCGCGGTGCTGCGCGCCGCTGGCGATCCCGCCCGTGCGTTACTTTCGCCGGAAACCCCGGCGGAAGCGGTCGAGGCCTTCCGAAAGGCCTGGGGGCTCGATGGGCCGCTCTGGGTGCAATACCTCAGATACCTCTTTGCGGTCGGTCATGGTGATCTCGGCCAATCGATGCGTGACGGGCGTTCCGCGATCACCGTCGTGGCCGAGCGCCCCGTCACGCTGATGCTGACTGCGCCGGCACTGACCCTCAATCTGTTGGTCGGCATTCCGGCTGGCATCTACGCGGCTCTCAAACGAGATAGCATCGCGGATCGATTGGTGATGATGGTAGCGGTCGTGGGCTTCACCGTGCCATCTTTCGTGCTCGGCCTCGTGTTCGTATTGGCTTTCGCAGTCGAGCTCTCTTGGTTCCCCTCGGGCGGTGCAGGCACTTGGCAGCATTTGATGCTGCCCGTCATCACGCTCGGTCTGGGTGGTGCGGCCGTTTTGGCCCGCTTCAGCCGCAGCGCTATGCTCGAGGTACTTGGGCAGCCCTATATCCGTGCCGCCAGCGCCAAGGGTGTGCCTTGGGCGAGAGTCGTCACCGGCCACGCTCTGCCCAACGGCGCGATAACGGTGCTGACCATCGTCGGCTTCATGGTTGGCAATCTCATCGCGGGAACGGTGCTCGTCGAAAGCGTTTTTTCATGGCCAGGCATTGGCAGTCTGCTGGTCGTCTCGGTTGCGAGCCGTGATTTGGCTGTCGTCCAGTGCATCCTGCTCATTGTGGCCGCCGCCATGATTACCACCAATGTCACCATCGATCTGCTCTATGGCGTGCTCGATCCACGTATGCGCGAGTTGCGCTCTGGGAGGCAATAA
- a CDS encoding RNA-dependent RNA polymerase family protein — translation MKAYKPVKDNAGAAVVDKVSFEAFEKDLKGNLYKVWNRMSSGGYFPPAVRAVPIPKKNGGQRILGVPTVADRAAQTVINLQIEQALESCIMRSIHGWRYSNAAAARSLQPVERQDVAGQRDRKQGSGRLMIMSCRSDRAANRRRAKSTKW, via the coding sequence ATGAAGGCCTACAAACCGGTCAAAGACAATGCGGGCGCGGCCGTCGTGGATAAGGTATCGTTCGAAGCTTTTGAGAAGGACTTGAAGGGCAACCTTTACAAGGTCTGGAATCGAATGTCTTCTGGCGGCTACTTTCCACCTGCCGTTCGGGCTGTCCCCATTCCCAAGAAGAACGGCGGACAACGCATTCTAGGCGTGCCGACAGTAGCAGATCGCGCGGCGCAGACGGTCATCAACCTGCAGATTGAACAAGCACTCGAGTCTTGCATTATGCGTTCGATACATGGATGGCGCTATTCGAACGCGGCCGCCGCGAGATCGCTGCAGCCGGTCGAAAGGCAGGATGTTGCGGGGCAGAGGGATCGAAAGCAGGGTTCTGGAAGGCTCATGATAATGTCTTGTCGATCCGATCGCGCAGCCAATCGCCGACGAGCGAAATCGACAAAGTGGTGA
- a CDS encoding MATE family efflux transporter, whose amino-acid sequence MDKIAKTKPALISRPEGTRRAAIRRFSIELNETAKFALPMVLTQVAQVAMMTTDLAFIGRISAEALAAAALAGRLYLISVTFGVGLLSAIAPLAARALGENNLGAVQRSLRMGLWVALILSFPITAVALRAEQILLALGQTPDVAQLAQQYLFGLAFGTAPALAFLAIRSFMGGVNRPQPVFWITLTAIPLNALLVYILAYGKLGLPRLELFGAGLATTLVNCGMFLAGLWFAALRWPFREYHVLADLWRFDWRAMRQLIAIGTPISISSSIESGLFGATSLLAGLISNSWPLTRLLFRFP is encoded by the coding sequence ATGGACAAGATAGCCAAGACAAAGCCGGCATTAATCTCGCGACCAGAAGGGACGAGACGGGCGGCTATCCGTCGCTTCTCTATCGAGCTCAATGAAACCGCGAAGTTCGCGTTGCCAATGGTGCTGACGCAGGTTGCGCAGGTTGCGATGATGACGACTGATCTTGCCTTCATCGGGCGTATCAGCGCTGAGGCGCTCGCCGCGGCAGCGCTGGCAGGCCGGCTCTATCTCATTAGCGTCACATTCGGCGTGGGACTACTAAGTGCCATCGCGCCTTTGGCGGCGCGGGCGCTCGGGGAAAATAATCTAGGCGCGGTACAGCGCTCGCTGCGCATGGGCCTATGGGTGGCCCTGATCCTGTCATTCCCGATCACTGCTGTGGCGCTGCGAGCAGAGCAAATACTGCTTGCCTTGGGCCAGACCCCAGATGTGGCGCAGCTTGCCCAGCAATACCTCTTCGGATTAGCCTTCGGCACGGCTCCGGCACTAGCGTTTTTGGCTATCCGCAGTTTCATGGGTGGGGTCAATCGGCCACAGCCAGTCTTCTGGATTACGCTAACAGCCATCCCCCTCAATGCGTTGTTGGTCTATATTCTGGCCTATGGGAAGCTTGGGCTGCCCCGGTTGGAGCTGTTCGGGGCAGGCCTTGCGACCACGCTGGTCAACTGCGGCATGTTTTTGGCGGGCTTGTGGTTCGCTGCACTGCGCTGGCCGTTCCGTGAGTACCATGTGCTTGCGGATCTCTGGCGTTTCGATTGGCGCGCAATGCGGCAGCTCATCGCAATTGGGACGCCGATCTCCATCTCTTCATCGATCGAGTCGGGACTATTTGGAGCCACGTCGCTCCTTGCGGGCTTGATCAGCAACAGCTGGCCGCTCACCAGATTGTTGTTCAGATTTCCTTGA